The proteins below are encoded in one region of Desulfobaccales bacterium:
- the trxB gene encoding thioredoxin-disulfide reductase, with amino-acid sequence MTTWDYDVIIIGGGPAGLTAGIYTGRARLKALLVEKLIHGGQMMTTDLVENYPGFPEGISGPELSDRMRKQAERFGLEIISGEVQEIRPGNPVHTVVLTDRELTAPALIIATGASYKHLGVPGEAELIGRGVSFCATCDGALYRDQEIALVGGGDTALTETLFLSRFAKKIHLIHRRDQFRGAKYLQEQVLALDKVQVHWDSVVEAFEGQEALEAVRLKNVKTGEVTRLEVSGCFVAIGITPNTAFLKDLLPMDEWGFLFTDADMATTIPGIFAAGDVRAKNLWQIATAVGDGAIAAHAVENYLNRLRKE; translated from the coding sequence ATGACCACCTGGGATTACGACGTTATCATCATCGGCGGCGGCCCCGCCGGGCTGACGGCAGGCATCTACACCGGCCGGGCCCGCCTCAAGGCGTTGCTGGTGGAGAAGCTCATCCACGGCGGCCAGATGATGACCACCGACCTGGTGGAAAATTATCCCGGGTTTCCCGAGGGCATCTCCGGCCCGGAGCTGAGCGACCGCATGCGCAAGCAGGCGGAGCGCTTCGGCCTGGAAATCATCAGCGGGGAAGTCCAGGAAATCAGGCCCGGCAACCCGGTGCACACCGTGGTGCTGACGGACCGGGAGCTCACCGCGCCCGCGCTCATCATCGCCACCGGCGCCAGCTACAAGCACCTGGGTGTCCCCGGCGAGGCGGAGCTCATCGGCCGGGGGGTGAGTTTCTGCGCCACCTGCGACGGCGCCCTCTATCGGGATCAGGAGATCGCCTTGGTGGGGGGCGGCGACACCGCCCTCACCGAAACCCTCTTCCTTAGCCGCTTTGCCAAAAAGATTCACCTCATCCACCGGCGGGACCAGTTTAGGGGGGCCAAGTATCTCCAGGAGCAGGTCCTGGCCCTGGACAAAGTCCAGGTCCACTGGGACTCGGTGGTGGAAGCTTTTGAGGGCCAAGAGGCCCTGGAGGCGGTGCGCCTGAAAAACGTCAAGACCGGCGAGGTGACCCGCCTTGAGGTAAGCGGCTGTTTTGTGGCCATCGGCATCACCCCTAACACTGCCTTCCTCAAAGACCTCCTGCCCATGGACGAATGGGGCTTCCTCTTCACCGATGCCGACATGGCCACCACCATCCCCGGGATTTTCGCTGCCGGGGATGTGCGCGCCAAAAATCTGTGGCAGATCGCCACTGCCGTGGGAGACGGCGCCATCGCCGCCCACGCGGTGGAGAATTACCTCAACCGTCTCCGCAAGGAGTAA
- a CDS encoding GldG family protein encodes MALRDRLFTRTVVYGGGSAAAVALVLAILVVINLLAGRYPGRLDLTQGKSQSLTAVTLALLKDVDKPLTLTAFFPEGQGDRQRAREVLQNFAYANSQVSFSFVDPDRQPHKAREAGFRFPGNVLLEYDGRRQMADRADEEALAEALRRLLRPQQKKVYFLTGHGERSIEDPKREGLLTAKRALENEGFLVAELNLLKEGKIPPDASVLVIAGPAKSLFPQEIAVLKEFLGKGGRLLAMLEPFQDAGLKDFMAGYGVELNDGLVLDHNQVSQALGASVVMPIAVKYGPHRITRDFTNVVTLFPLARPLGLRRDLPGAAGLPLALSTQTSWEKIGREVLKKEDWDFNPQKDRQGPFNLAVLVELKPPERKDEAAEAQEKAAPKEKKAEGKTAYLAVFGDVDFATNGYFNLSMNGDLFLNTVNFLAEEEKQILIRRDEKKPQPLSLTSWQIYGLFFLTLIFIPGAMLVAGVAAYVRRRARR; translated from the coding sequence GTGGCGCTGCGTGATCGTCTCTTCACCCGCACCGTGGTCTATGGCGGCGGCTCGGCGGCCGCAGTGGCGCTGGTGCTGGCCATTCTGGTGGTGATCAATCTCCTGGCGGGCCGTTACCCCGGTCGCCTGGACCTCACTCAGGGGAAATCCCAGTCCCTCACTGCCGTCACCCTGGCGCTTCTGAAGGACGTGGACAAGCCTCTCACCCTGACCGCCTTTTTCCCGGAGGGCCAGGGGGACCGGCAACGGGCCCGGGAGGTGCTGCAAAACTTCGCTTATGCCAACTCCCAGGTCTCCTTCAGCTTTGTGGACCCGGACCGCCAGCCTCACAAGGCCCGGGAGGCGGGCTTCCGTTTCCCGGGAAATGTGCTGTTGGAATATGACGGCCGCCGGCAGATGGCGGACCGGGCGGACGAGGAGGCCCTGGCCGAGGCCCTGCGCCGGCTGTTGCGGCCGCAGCAGAAGAAGGTCTATTTCCTCACCGGCCACGGGGAGCGCAGCATCGAGGACCCGAAGCGGGAGGGCCTCCTCACCGCCAAGCGGGCCCTGGAAAACGAGGGCTTCCTGGTAGCCGAGCTTAATCTTCTCAAAGAGGGGAAGATCCCTCCGGACGCCAGCGTGCTCGTCATCGCTGGGCCGGCCAAGTCTCTCTTTCCCCAGGAGATCGCGGTCTTGAAGGAGTTTCTGGGGAAGGGCGGCCGCCTCCTGGCGATGCTGGAGCCCTTTCAGGATGCCGGCCTCAAGGATTTCATGGCCGGTTATGGCGTGGAGCTCAACGACGGCCTGGTGCTGGACCACAACCAGGTGAGCCAGGCCCTGGGGGCCAGCGTGGTCATGCCCATTGCGGTGAAATACGGTCCCCACCGCATCACCCGGGACTTCACCAACGTGGTCACCCTCTTTCCCCTGGCCCGGCCCCTGGGCCTGCGCCGGGATCTTCCCGGGGCCGCGGGGCTGCCGCTGGCCCTCTCCACCCAGACGAGCTGGGAGAAGATCGGCCGGGAGGTCCTGAAAAAGGAGGACTGGGACTTCAACCCCCAGAAGGACCGCCAGGGACCCTTCAATCTGGCGGTGCTGGTGGAGCTGAAGCCGCCGGAGCGCAAGGACGAGGCTGCCGAGGCTCAGGAGAAGGCGGCGCCCAAAGAGAAAAAGGCCGAGGGCAAAACGGCTTACCTTGCGGTTTTCGGGGATGTGGATTTCGCCACCAACGGCTATTTCAACCTCTCCATGAACGGCGACCTGTTTCTCAACACGGTGAATTTCCTGGCCGAGGAGGAAAAGCAGATCCTGATCCGGCGGGATGAGAAAAAGCCCCAGCCCTTGAGCCTTACCAGCTGGCAGATCTACGGCCTCTTTTTCCTTACCCTGATCTTTATCCCCGGGGCCATGCTCGTGGCCGGGGTGGCGGCCTATGTGCGCCGCCGGGCCCGGCGATAG
- a CDS encoding DUF4340 domain-containing protein translates to MHPRRLLSFVVILLVLTAGYFIVSWQQERRDRQEREARRLLPVKEEEITGITLRKKDQEIRLVRQDKVWRLEKPLKAKADQETVRSQVNLLATLERDRDLGELSDPKAYGLDQPSLVVEVTAKGQTHRLKVGQATPGQLGYYVQREEEPRLFTLGAATKDTLDRPWEAFRDKTLFDFAPEKVSKVRLSVGPSTLELEKTPAGLWRLSGREEFKVRKDRLESFLRFLTLARVKEFVSDPPKEPQLGFTPLPTAEVSIYLAEGPPQSLILGGRREGDYYARQEAHGELFLVDADVGQRLLGLPAALEDRRVWSGEVGEAAKLTWGPPDKPWTGVKEKDAWKLTGPEGREVRQPAVRLEAALIKLQELEYDRLLPGAGAGKREYVVEVRDGAGELLFRLTQVGKPEKDKLSVRLERGGKQEMALLPKAGFEQWQADMARLTQPAADKGGTAP, encoded by the coding sequence ATGCATCCCCGGCGTCTCTTGTCTTTCGTGGTCATCCTGCTGGTGCTCACGGCCGGCTATTTCATCGTCTCCTGGCAACAGGAGCGCCGCGACCGCCAGGAGCGGGAGGCCCGGCGGCTGCTGCCGGTAAAAGAGGAGGAGATCACCGGCATCACTCTCCGCAAAAAGGACCAGGAGATTCGCCTGGTGCGCCAGGACAAGGTCTGGCGGCTGGAAAAGCCCCTGAAGGCCAAGGCCGACCAGGAGACGGTGCGCAGCCAGGTGAATTTACTCGCCACCCTGGAGCGGGACCGGGACCTGGGGGAGCTCAGCGACCCCAAGGCCTACGGCCTGGACCAGCCCAGCCTGGTGGTGGAGGTCACCGCCAAGGGGCAGACCCATCGCCTGAAGGTGGGCCAGGCCACTCCGGGGCAACTGGGGTATTATGTGCAGCGGGAGGAGGAGCCGCGTCTTTTCACCCTGGGCGCCGCCACCAAGGACACCCTGGACCGCCCTTGGGAAGCCTTCCGGGACAAGACCCTCTTTGATTTTGCGCCGGAAAAGGTGAGCAAGGTGCGGCTTTCGGTCGGCCCCAGCACCCTGGAGCTGGAGAAGACCCCCGCGGGGCTCTGGCGGCTATCCGGGCGGGAGGAATTCAAGGTGCGCAAGGACCGCCTGGAGTCCTTCCTGCGCTTCCTCACTTTGGCCCGGGTGAAGGAATTCGTCAGCGACCCGCCCAAGGAGCCCCAGCTCGGCTTTACGCCCCTCCCCACCGCCGAGGTGAGCATTTATCTAGCGGAGGGGCCGCCTCAGAGTCTGATCCTGGGAGGCCGGCGGGAAGGTGACTACTACGCCCGCCAGGAGGCTCACGGGGAGCTGTTTTTGGTGGACGCGGACGTGGGCCAGCGCCTGCTGGGCCTGCCCGCCGCTTTGGAGGACCGGCGCGTGTGGTCCGGGGAGGTGGGGGAGGCGGCCAAGCTCACCTGGGGGCCGCCGGACAAACCCTGGACCGGGGTCAAGGAGAAGGACGCCTGGAAGCTCACCGGGCCCGAGGGCCGGGAGGTGCGCCAACCCGCCGTGCGCCTGGAGGCCGCCCTCATCAAACTGCAGGAGCTGGAATATGACCGGCTCCTCCCTGGCGCCGGAGCCGGCAAGCGGGAGTACGTGGTGGAGGTGCGGGACGGAGCCGGGGAGCTCCTCTTCCGCCTCACCCAAGTGGGGAAGCCGGAGAAGGACAAGCTGAGCGTGCGCCTGGAGCGGGGCGGCAAACAGGAGATGGCCCTACTTCCCAAGGCCGGCTTCGAGCAGTGGCAGGCCGATATGGCCCGCCTCACCCAGCCGGCCGCGGACAAGGGCGGCACTGCCCCCTAA
- a CDS encoding outer membrane protein assembly factor BamD — translation MLRLRWAPLGLVLCLAVTSGCGTMKGWFAKKKPDKPPEVLAEEGIKQLKKKKYEDAIETFEKLKDRYPYSDQALLAQVKLADAYFYKKKYDEALQTYKEFEKLHPTNKAVPYCIYRQGLCYYMQRSTIDRDQTPTAKALAEFKRLKEKFPDSEYVPKAEAYMAKCRQDLAAHEFYVGEFYYRTKRYNSALERFQNLSQEYPDYKSAKVKDYIAKCQTKVNNPDKKSGNFITNLFDARW, via the coding sequence ATGCTACGCCTCAGATGGGCCCCCCTCGGCCTGGTGCTGTGCCTGGCCGTCACTAGCGGCTGTGGCACCATGAAGGGCTGGTTTGCCAAGAAAAAGCCGGACAAACCCCCGGAAGTCCTGGCGGAAGAAGGTATCAAGCAACTCAAGAAAAAGAAATACGAAGACGCCATCGAGACCTTTGAAAAGCTCAAAGACCGCTACCCATACAGCGACCAGGCCCTTTTGGCCCAGGTGAAACTGGCGGACGCTTACTTCTACAAAAAGAAATACGACGAGGCCCTCCAGACCTACAAAGAATTCGAGAAGCTGCATCCCACCAACAAAGCCGTGCCTTATTGCATCTACCGCCAGGGACTGTGCTATTACATGCAGCGCTCCACCATCGACCGAGATCAGACTCCTACGGCCAAGGCCCTGGCGGAATTCAAGCGCCTGAAAGAAAAATTCCCCGACTCGGAGTACGTGCCCAAAGCCGAGGCCTACATGGCCAAATGCCGGCAGGATCTGGCCGCCCACGAGTTTTATGTGGGGGAATTTTACTACCGCACCAAACGCTACAACTCGGCCCTGGAGCGCTTCCAGAACCTCTCCCAGGAATACCCGGACTACAAGTCCGCCAAGGTGAAGGATTACATCGCCAAGTGCCAGACCAAGGTGAACAACCCCGACAAGAAATCCGGGAATTTCATCACCAACCTCTTTGACGCCCGCTGGTAA
- a CDS encoding methylenetetrahydrofolate reductase C-terminal domain-containing protein, producing the protein MVVAESKPVTEILEMIKEFKKVVVAGCKGCVTVCNSGGEKEVGILASELRLARKVAGNDLEVVEYTCERQCDPEYIEPLDDLVKDADAVVSIACSVGPQYIAARYPFLPVFPGLNTVFIGGAAEHGVWKEYCQACGQCIIGDFGGLCPVARCAKSLMNGPCGGSSGGKCEVGKGTIDCIWHLIYERLKNLGQLSKLENPWGFKNWSTSRDGGPRTMIREELRK; encoded by the coding sequence ATGGTTGTCGCGGAATCCAAACCCGTCACAGAAATCCTGGAGATGATCAAGGAGTTCAAGAAGGTGGTGGTGGCCGGCTGCAAAGGCTGCGTCACCGTCTGCAACTCCGGCGGCGAAAAGGAAGTGGGCATCCTGGCCTCAGAGTTGCGCCTGGCCCGCAAGGTGGCCGGCAACGACCTGGAGGTGGTGGAGTACACCTGCGAGCGCCAGTGTGACCCGGAATACATCGAGCCCCTGGACGACCTGGTCAAGGACGCGGACGCGGTGGTCTCCATCGCCTGCAGCGTCGGGCCCCAGTACATTGCGGCCCGCTACCCCTTCCTGCCGGTGTTCCCGGGCCTGAACACCGTCTTCATCGGCGGGGCGGCGGAGCACGGCGTCTGGAAGGAATATTGCCAGGCCTGCGGTCAGTGCATCATCGGCGACTTCGGCGGCCTGTGCCCCGTGGCCCGCTGCGCCAAGTCCCTGATGAACGGCCCCTGCGGCGGCTCCTCCGGGGGCAAATGCGAAGTGGGCAAAGGCACCATCGACTGCATCTGGCACCTCATCTATGAGCGCCTCAAGAACCTGGGCCAGCTCTCCAAGCTGGAAAACCCCTGGGGCTTCAAGAACTGGTCCACCAGCCGGGACGGCGGGCCCCGCACCATGATTCGGGAGGAGTTACGGAAATGA
- the cooS gene encoding anaerobic carbon-monoxide dehydrogenase catalytic subunit, which produces MDHQEKLKEAISIQADTLALAAHARSQGVETVWDRAQAQEPQCGFCALGLSCRICVMGPCRIDPFGEGPTHGICGADADIMVARNLGRMVAAGAASHSDHGRDLVETLHAVAEGKAPGYQITDPAKLERLAAEFGVDGSLPILDKAKALAEALMEEYGIKKGYLTFSRRLPAARLAKWQALGIAPRGVDWEVTEMMHRTHMGVDNDYVNILLQALRCALADGWGGSMIATEISDVLFGTPTPTPSEVNIGVLKKDQVNIILHGHSPLVSEMVVRAAQEPALLNRARELGAAGINLAGLCCTGNEVLMRKGIPMAGNHLVQELAILTGVVDAMVVDYQCIMPAVPEVASCYHTLFFTTSAKAKFPKAVHLPFSPDNGEALGRELVSRAVENFARRNPARVFLPEGQAVRQISGFSVEAIVSALGGTPEPLLNAIKAGQIRGAAAVVGCNNPKVTQDLGHTTITKELIANDILVVDTGCTAVATAKAGLKQPEAAAQAGPGLRAVCEALKIPPVLHMGSCVDNTRIINLVTALANALGVDVDQLPVAAAAPEWYSEKAAAIGCYAVATGVFTVLGVTPPVLGSKNVTELLLSGLKEHLGACFAVEPDPKKAATLMIRHIEEKRQALGLDSRL; this is translated from the coding sequence ATGGATCACCAGGAAAAATTGAAGGAAGCCATCTCCATTCAGGCAGATACCTTGGCCCTGGCGGCCCACGCCCGCAGCCAGGGGGTGGAGACGGTCTGGGACCGGGCTCAGGCCCAGGAGCCCCAATGCGGCTTCTGCGCCCTGGGCTTAAGCTGCCGCATCTGCGTCATGGGCCCCTGCCGCATCGACCCCTTCGGCGAGGGCCCCACCCACGGCATCTGCGGCGCCGACGCCGACATCATGGTGGCCAGGAACCTGGGGCGCATGGTCGCCGCCGGGGCCGCCTCCCATTCGGACCACGGCCGGGACCTGGTGGAAACCCTCCACGCCGTGGCCGAGGGCAAGGCTCCGGGCTACCAGATCACCGACCCGGCCAAGCTGGAGCGCCTGGCGGCGGAATTCGGTGTGGACGGCAGCCTGCCCATCCTCGACAAGGCCAAGGCCCTGGCAGAAGCCCTCATGGAGGAGTACGGCATCAAAAAAGGCTACCTCACCTTCAGCCGGCGCCTGCCCGCCGCCCGCCTGGCCAAGTGGCAGGCCTTGGGCATCGCCCCCCGGGGGGTGGACTGGGAAGTGACGGAGATGATGCACCGCACCCACATGGGGGTGGACAACGATTACGTGAACATCCTCCTGCAGGCCTTGCGCTGCGCCTTGGCCGACGGCTGGGGCGGCTCCATGATCGCCACGGAGATCTCCGATGTCCTCTTCGGCACCCCCACCCCCACCCCCAGCGAGGTGAACATCGGCGTTCTCAAAAAAGACCAGGTGAACATCATCCTCCACGGCCACAGCCCCCTGGTGAGCGAGATGGTGGTCCGGGCCGCCCAGGAGCCGGCCCTGCTCAACCGGGCCCGGGAGCTGGGGGCCGCCGGCATCAACCTGGCGGGCCTGTGCTGCACCGGCAATGAGGTGCTGATGCGCAAGGGCATCCCCATGGCCGGCAACCACCTGGTGCAGGAGCTGGCCATCCTGACCGGCGTGGTGGACGCCATGGTGGTGGATTACCAGTGCATCATGCCGGCGGTGCCGGAGGTGGCCTCCTGTTACCACACCCTGTTTTTCACCACCTCGGCCAAGGCCAAATTCCCCAAGGCGGTGCATCTGCCCTTCAGCCCGGACAACGGCGAGGCCTTGGGCCGGGAGCTGGTGAGCCGGGCGGTGGAAAACTTCGCCCGCCGCAACCCGGCCAGGGTGTTTTTGCCCGAGGGCCAGGCGGTGAGGCAGATCAGCGGCTTTTCGGTGGAGGCCATCGTCAGCGCCCTGGGAGGCACACCGGAGCCGCTGCTTAACGCCATCAAGGCGGGCCAGATCCGGGGGGCGGCGGCGGTGGTGGGCTGCAACAACCCCAAGGTCACCCAGGACCTGGGGCATACCACCATCACCAAAGAGCTCATCGCAAACGACATCCTGGTGGTGGACACCGGCTGCACCGCGGTGGCCACCGCCAAGGCCGGTCTTAAGCAGCCCGAGGCCGCGGCTCAGGCGGGGCCAGGGCTCCGGGCGGTGTGCGAGGCCCTGAAGATTCCGCCGGTGCTGCACATGGGCTCCTGCGTGGACAACACCCGCATCATCAATCTCGTCACCGCCCTGGCCAACGCCCTGGGGGTGGACGTGGATCAGCTGCCCGTGGCCGCGGCGGCGCCGGAGTGGTATTCCGAAAAGGCCGCGGCCATCGGCTGCTATGCCGTGGCCACCGGCGTCTTTACCGTCCTGGGGGTGACGCCGCCGGTGTTGGGCAGCAAAAACGTCACCGAACTTCTGCTTTCGGGCTTAAAGGAGCATCTGGGGGCCTGCTTCGCGGTGGAGCCCGACCCCAAGAAGGCCGCGACCCTGATGATCCGCCACATCGAGGAGAAACGGCAAGCCTTGGGGCTGGACAGCCGCCTCTGA
- a CDS encoding ABC transporter permease has protein sequence MSGIGAVVRKELTIYFATPIFYLVGFCFLLLGGYFFYANLLYYSLLSFQGAQNPQLAALLTPQQMVFRPLFGTLAIVFLFLVPLITMRLLAEEKRSGTAELLFTYPLTDGAIILGKFLAALLVYLLLLAITVIYPLSLAPITRLDWGALASGYLGLILLGGACLALGLFASSLTENQIIAAVLAFAFLLLFWLIGWQQELGAAGWGGLFAALSLLEHFENLARGVVDTRDVVFYLSFIYFFLFLTQRQLESRRWRA, from the coding sequence ATGTCCGGCATCGGCGCGGTGGTGCGCAAGGAGCTCACCATCTATTTCGCCACCCCCATCTTTTACCTGGTGGGCTTCTGCTTCCTGCTTTTAGGGGGCTACTTTTTCTACGCCAACCTGCTCTACTACAGCCTCCTGAGCTTCCAGGGGGCCCAGAACCCGCAGCTGGCGGCCCTGCTCACCCCTCAGCAGATGGTCTTTCGGCCGCTTTTCGGCACCCTGGCCATCGTCTTTCTCTTCCTGGTGCCTCTGATCACCATGCGCCTGCTGGCGGAGGAGAAGCGCTCCGGCACCGCCGAGCTGCTCTTCACCTACCCCCTCACCGACGGGGCCATCATTTTGGGGAAGTTTCTGGCGGCACTTTTGGTCTATCTCCTCCTCCTGGCCATCACGGTGATTTATCCTTTGTCGCTGGCGCCCATCACCCGGCTGGACTGGGGGGCCCTGGCCAGCGGCTATCTGGGGCTGATCCTGTTGGGGGGCGCCTGCCTGGCCCTGGGGCTTTTTGCCTCCAGCCTGACGGAGAACCAGATCATCGCCGCGGTGCTGGCCTTTGCCTTTCTCCTCCTTTTCTGGCTCATCGGCTGGCAGCAGGAGCTGGGGGCCGCGGGCTGGGGCGGCCTCTTTGCCGCCTTATCCCTCCTGGAGCATTTTGAGAATCTGGCCCGGGGGGTCGTCGACACCCGGGATGTGGTCTTTTACCTGAGTTTCATCTACTTTTTCCTGTTCCTCACCCAGCGGCAGTTGGAATCCCGCCGCTGGCGAGCCTGA
- the trxA gene encoding thioredoxin, translated as MAGEPLEVSDATFEEDILKSDIPALVDFWAAWCGPCRAVAPVVEELARDYAGKVKVAKMNVDENAKTPAKYGIRAIPTLIIFKGGQVVEQITGAVSKGVIEAALKKAL; from the coding sequence ATGGCGGGTGAACCTTTGGAAGTGAGCGACGCCACCTTTGAGGAGGATATCCTCAAGTCCGACATTCCGGCCCTGGTGGATTTCTGGGCGGCCTGGTGCGGGCCCTGCCGGGCGGTGGCCCCGGTGGTGGAGGAGCTGGCCCGGGACTACGCCGGCAAGGTGAAGGTGGCCAAGATGAACGTGGATGAAAACGCCAAGACCCCGGCCAAATACGGCATCCGCGCCATCCCCACCCTCATCATTTTCAAGGGCGGCCAGGTGGTGGAGCAGATCACCGGCGCCGTCTCCAAGGGCGTCATCGAAGCGGCTTTGAAAAAGGCCCTGTAA
- the surE gene encoding 5'/3'-nucleotidase SurE, giving the protein MKILVTNDDGIFAPGLSALYRELRHAGEVAVVAPDTEQSAVGHAISLSHPLRVKEVLLPGGVRGWSVTGTPADCVKIALAELLDGPPDLVVSGINLGPNVGINVLYSGTVSAATEAVILGIRGIAFSLDTYREADFSVPARLARRLVTALAGWHAWPPKVCLNVNLPARPAEDILGIRITRQDTGRLVEHFERRVDPRERVYYWLAEINERQELDLNTDYGALQAGYISITPISFDLTHYPSLTPLEGLDLKLP; this is encoded by the coding sequence ATGAAAATTCTGGTGACCAATGATGACGGGATCTTTGCCCCCGGCTTAAGCGCCCTCTACCGGGAACTGCGTCATGCGGGGGAAGTGGCGGTGGTGGCCCCGGACACCGAACAGAGCGCCGTGGGGCATGCCATCAGCCTCAGCCACCCCTTGCGGGTCAAGGAGGTGCTGCTACCGGGGGGGGTCCGGGGCTGGTCGGTGACCGGCACCCCGGCGGATTGTGTGAAAATCGCTCTGGCGGAACTCCTGGACGGCCCCCCGGACCTGGTGGTCTCCGGCATCAACCTGGGGCCCAACGTGGGCATCAACGTGCTCTATTCCGGCACCGTGTCCGCCGCCACCGAGGCCGTCATCCTGGGCATCCGGGGCATCGCCTTCTCCCTGGACACCTACCGGGAGGCGGATTTCAGCGTCCCCGCCCGGCTGGCCCGGCGCCTGGTGACGGCCCTGGCCGGCTGGCACGCCTGGCCCCCCAAGGTCTGCCTCAACGTCAACCTGCCCGCCCGGCCGGCAGAGGATATCCTGGGGATCCGCATCACCCGTCAGGACACCGGCCGCCTGGTGGAGCACTTTGAGCGCCGGGTGGACCCCCGGGAGCGGGTCTATTACTGGCTGGCGGAGATCAACGAACGCCAGGAGCTGGACCTGAACACCGATTACGGCGCCCTCCAGGCCGGCTATATCTCCATCACCCCCATCAGCTTTGATCTCACCCACTACCCCAGCCTCACCCCTTTGGAGGGCCTGGACCTGAAGCTGCCGTAA
- a CDS encoding methylenetetrahydrofolate reductase — protein sequence MTLTAGSKLEKILKSGQKAVTCECGPPRGADAEHFRHKASYLKECADAVNVTDNQTAVVRFCSLAACRILMDMGIEPVMQMVTRDMNRIALQSNVLGAAALGIKNLLCLTGDHNSFGDHPQAKNVHDLDSVQLLAAVKGMRDDGKMISGTEVVGRPQMFLGAAVNPFADPFEFRVVRMAKKIKAGAQFVQTQCIYDMERFAKFMQMANDMGLTEQCYVLAGVTPFKSVGMANYMKKFVPGMLVPDSYIQRLKGVPKEKQAEEGIKIAVEQIQQLLEIKGVAGIHLMAIEWEEKAPEILKAAGLLPRPKVD from the coding sequence ATGACACTGACGGCCGGCAGCAAACTGGAAAAGATTCTGAAAAGCGGCCAAAAGGCCGTCACCTGCGAATGCGGTCCGCCCCGGGGCGCCGACGCCGAGCATTTCCGCCACAAGGCCTCCTACCTCAAGGAATGCGCCGACGCGGTGAACGTCACCGACAACCAGACTGCAGTGGTGCGCTTCTGTTCCCTGGCGGCCTGCCGCATCCTCATGGATATGGGCATCGAGCCGGTGATGCAGATGGTCACCCGGGACATGAACCGCATCGCCCTGCAGAGCAACGTCCTGGGGGCCGCGGCCCTGGGGATCAAAAACCTCTTGTGCCTCACCGGCGACCACAACTCCTTCGGCGATCACCCCCAGGCCAAGAACGTCCACGACCTGGATTCGGTGCAGCTTCTGGCCGCGGTCAAGGGCATGCGGGATGACGGCAAGATGATCAGCGGCACCGAGGTGGTGGGCCGGCCCCAGATGTTCCTGGGCGCGGCGGTGAACCCCTTCGCCGACCCCTTCGAGTTCCGGGTGGTGCGCATGGCCAAGAAGATTAAGGCCGGCGCCCAGTTCGTCCAGACCCAGTGCATCTATGACATGGAGCGCTTCGCCAAGTTCATGCAGATGGCCAATGACATGGGCCTGACGGAGCAGTGCTACGTCCTGGCCGGCGTCACCCCCTTCAAGAGCGTGGGCATGGCCAACTACATGAAGAAATTCGTCCCCGGCATGCTGGTGCCCGACTCCTACATCCAGCGCCTCAAGGGCGTGCCCAAGGAGAAGCAGGCGGAAGAGGGCATCAAGATCGCGGTGGAGCAGATCCAGCAGCTTCTGGAGATCAAGGGTGTGGCCGGCATCCACCTCATGGCCATCGAATGGGAGGAGAAGGCGCCGGAGATCCTCAAGGCCGCCGGCCTGCTGCCCCGACCGAAAGTGGATTGA